From Rhodothermales bacterium:
CGCTTCTGGTGGCAGCCGGCTGCGAGCCGGGCGAGCCGCCTCGCGAAGCCGGCGCTGCCGTGGCCATCGGGCCCGAGACGTCACCGGCCGAGATCGCTCGTTTTCTGTTGGATAAAGAGCGGGCTGCTCAAGCAACCGACGCCCTGGCGCAGGGTGTTCCGGCCCTGGATCGGCAGGGCGCCTACGCTATCCAATGGGAGGCCCTGGCTCTGCAGGAGGCGGCCGGCGAGCAACTGATCGGGTGGAAGATGGGAGGATCGCGCGTCACGGCGGCCGCACCGACCCCCGATCCATCGTTTGCCTATATGCTGGCTTCGGATCGATTTGAACCGGGCGCCGTATTGCCGCCGGCCCGGTTCGTGGACGGGAACGTCCAGGTGGAGGCGGAAATTGGATTTGTGATGGGGAGCGATGTGCCCGGGCCGGAGGTGTCGATGGAAGCGTTGAGGGCGTCGGTGAAGGAAGTGACGGGCGCGATCGAACTCATCTCCATCCGGATGCGCGCCCTTCACGAAGGGGACACGGTGCCGACCATCCACCACATGATCGCCGACGCGCTGTCGAACGCCGGCGTCCTCCTCGGAAACGTCCGCGTGCCCGTGGATTCGCTCGACCTCGCGAAAGAAATGGCCCGCGCGGAGGTGAATGGCGAGATCATGTCCTCGGGCGAGGGCAAACAGATCCTTGGCACGACGCCCTGGGACGCGCTGCTGTGGCTGGCGAATGAGCTGCCCAAACATGGCCGGATGCTCCGCGCCGGTGAAATCGTGGTCACGGGCAGTTTGATCGACAATCCGACTATTGCCGCCGGAGATCGCGCAGAGGTCATATTCGAGCATCTCGGGCGGATCGAGGTTTCGATGGCGCCGCGGTAACCTGTCATGCGCTTACGCAACCGTTTTTCGGGCGTCTGGATCGCGCTCGCGATGGCACTCCTCATCCCTTCGGGCTCGCCGGTGATGATTACGAATACGCATAACGTGGGCGTGGTGCGCGACGCCGTGATCCTATCGCCTGGTCGAATGAATCGAACGCAGATGCTTCATCTGCTCTGTTCTAGGCCGGCGCCATTGATACCCCGGGCACGGGTATCTACATTACCGTGGCCGCGCACAGCCGATGGCGTGTCACTTTACCGTAGCGCTGGATCACCGACAATCATGAAGACCCCTACAAGGCATCCGGGTGCACCTCGTTCTCTCTCAATCTCGTGGGTTGCGTCGACGGTGGGAATGTCATGAGCCGACCAGGTGTAGGGACAGCAGGTCTGTTTGCGATCACCCTCTGCCTGGCGGCGTGTGGTCCCGATACACCCGGCGGATGGGCGCTTCGTGCCTCCGTGCTCGCGCCGCAGAACGCCGGCGATACGTTCGACGCGACGGCGGTAAAAGACCCGAGCGTCGTTCAATTCGAGGGGCGCTGGCATGTATTTTATACGTCCCGGGGCCAGGGCCGGTATGGCCTGGGGTATGTCGCCGCCGAGCGACTGGAAGACCTGAATAGGGCACACCGGACGCCGCTCACCGGCTTGCTGGATAAGACGGGATATGCCGCCGCTCCGCAGATCTTTTACTTTGCGCCTCGAAAGCAGTGGTATCTGGTGTATCAAACGCGCGACGCAAACTACCAGCCCGTGTATGCTGTGGCCGATCGCCCCGATCGCCCGGACGACTGGAGCGCGCCGGCGCCTTTGCTGGAGAAGGATGAGGTTGCCAAATGGATCGACTTCTGGATAATCGCGGATACGGCCACCGTGTATCTTTTCTACACGCGCTCGCACGACGAAGTAGTGGTGCGTACGACGCGGGTCGAGGCCTTTCCCGCTGACTGGGGCGCGCCACAGACGGTTCTAGCCGGCGTGCACGAAGCGGTGCACGTATACAAAGTCGCCGGCCAGGAAGCTTACCACATGATCTTCGAACTGAACGAAAACGGTGCGCGCTCGTTCGGTCTGGCCGTGGCCGAGCATCTCGCCGGCCCGTGGACGCGTACTGAATCGCCTTATGCGACCGGCGATCTCCTACAGCCGTCGCCCGACGTTCCGATGTGGACCGAGGAGGTTTCGCACGGCGAAGCGTTGCGCACCGGATTCGATCAGTATCTGGAGTATGATGCCGATCACCCGATCTGGCTGATTCAGGGGCTGTTAGGGCGCGATCACGTGGGTCCCTACGAGGAGTTACCGTGGCGACTCGGGCTCATCGAGCGGCAGTGACCCATCACCACACCTGGTGCACCCAGGGTTTTACATCTTCCTCGTAGATCTGTCGGATTCCTGCCATCGCCCCGGCGGATAGCGCCGGCAGGTTCGCGGCCTGTAGATTGGCGGCTACCTGCTCCGGACGCGACGCCCCTGGGATCACACAACTCACCTCGGGCCGCATGAGGACCCAGCGCAGCGCCATCGTCGCCAGGTTGGCCTGATCCGGCAGTAAGGCCTTCACGCGGTCGACGGCGGCCAGGCCGACCTCGTACGGGATGCCGGCGAAGGTCTCGCCCCGGTCGAAGTGTTCGCCCTGGCGGTTGTCGCGCCGGTGGTCTCCCGGCGCAAACACCGTGCTGGCCGAATAGGCACCGGTCAGCAACCCGCTGGCCAGCGGGACGCGCACGATGATGCCGACGTTTTTTTCGGCGGCCCGGGGGAAGAACAGGTCGTGGGGGCGCTGTCGAAACAGATTGTAGATGATCTGGACGGTCGTCACGGTATCGAACTCGATCGCCTTCAAGGCCTCCTCGACCTTTTCGACGCTCACGCCCAGGTGCAGGATTTTGCCCTCTTCCCGTAGCCGTTCGAAGGTCTCGAAGATTTCCGGGCGGTAGTACACCGGGGTCGGGGGGCAGTGGAGCTGGACGAGGTCCAGGCAATCGAGGCCCATCCGCACCAGCGACTGTTCGACAAAGCCGCGGAGCGCCGCCGGCGTGTAGGCGGCGTCGGTGTGCGGTTTGAGCTGCCGGCCGCACTTCGTGGCCACGTATATCCGTTCGCGAGAGGCTCGCACCGCGCGCCCGACGGCCTTTTCACTTTCGCCGCCGCCGTACACGTCCGCCGTGTCGATGAAGTTGATGCCGCTGTCGATCGCCTCGCGCAGAATGCGGTCCGCCAGGGTATGATCAAAAGCGGATCCCCATTTGCCGCCCACCTGCCAGGTGCCAAGGGCGATGTCGGAGATGTGGAAGCCGGTTTTGCCGAGGGTACGGTGGGTCATAGGGATGTTGTATATTGGTGCAAAATCGTCCGATCGGCCCAATCTACTGCAACCCATGACAAGTGTCGCCATGCCTGTTTCGAGATTTTGCGTGTTGCCTGCTCTGGTGATCATGCTCCTGACGGCCGCCGGCGAGTCCGCCGCCGGCCAGACCTTCCCCACCAACGACCCGGTCATCCAGAAGATGTGGGAAGAAGGCATCGACCGGTCACAAACCGAGGCGCTGGCGCATGAACTCGTCGACTTCTTCGGGCCGCGCCTCGCCGGCTCGGAGAACCTGGCGGCATCGCAGGAGTGGCTGCTCGAGGTGTACACTTCCTGGGGCGTGTCGGCCCGCAAGGAGCACTACGGCACCTGGACCGGCTGGCGCCAGGGGGCGCTCCACATCGATATGATCGAGCCCCGCGTCCAGTCCCTCGAAGCCGAACTGCTCGCCTGGAGCCCCGGCACCAATGGTCCGGTCGAAGGCGATGTGGTGATGGCGCCCGAAGGCCTGACCGCCGAGACCCTGCCGGCGTGGCTGACAAGCGTTCGCGGGAAGTTTGTGATGACGACGCCCCCGGAGCGGATGTGCCGCGCCCAGCAAGAACTGAAGGCCAACGCGCGTGAGGAGACGATCCAACGCCTGGACTCGCTGCGCATGGCGGACCGGATGGCCTGGGAGGAGCGCATGAAACCCATCGGGCCGGCGTTCCGTCGCGAGGCGGTGTTGGATAGCATCGGCGTGGCCGGTGTGCTCACCTCCCGGTGGTCGGGCGGCTGGGGGGTCAACAAGGTATTCAGCACCTCCGCCACGCAGGCTGTGGGGATCGATGTGTCCTGCGAGGATTACGGGCTGATGTACCGCCTCGCCAGTAGCGGCCGCCCCGTTCGCCTCCGCGTCAACGCCGACGCCGAGAAGCTGGGGGAAGTGCCGCAGTTCAACGTCGTCGCCGAGTTAAAAGGCAGCGAACTACCCAACGAATACGTACTGCTGGGCGCGCACCTGGATTCGTGGCACGCCGGCACCGGCGCCACGGACAATGGCACGGGCACCATTACGATGCTTGAGGCCATGCGCATTCTCAAGGCTACCTATCCAAATCCACGACGCACCATCCTCGTGGGCCACTGGGGGGCTGAAGAGATGGGCTTGATCGGCTCCGGCGTATTTCGGGAAGATCATCCCGAAGTGATGGAGGGCCTTCAAGTCGCATTTAACCAGGACAACGGCACGTGGCGCTTTGAGAAAATCGAAGGGCAGGGGTATCTGGACGCCGACGCGCACATCCCGCGCTGGATGTCGGTCGTACCCACCGAGATCTCGGGTCGGATCGAACTCGAAATGCCCGGCGCACAAAATAACTCCGGCAGCGACCACTCGTCGTTCGTTTGCGCCGGCGTGCCGAGCTTCCGGTTCCAGTCGCCCTACGACGAATACCGTCAGTACACGTGGCACACCAACCGCGATACGTACGACAAGATCGTATTCGACGACCTGAAGGAAAACGCGACGCTCGCCGCGATGATCGCCTACATGGCCTCGGAAGACCCGGATCGCGTCGGGCGCGAGAAGGCGCAGCTGCCGATCAACCCGCGGACGAAGGAGCCGCGTCCGTGGCCGGAATGCCGTGCCCCGCGCCGCTCGCCCCGATAAACGCTACACCCGTCCCATCCAGCAACCTTCCCGGGTCGCGACGACTGGCAGGCAGCGCGCCCGTGTCGGCCGCGCAACTTTACTCACCCGTGTATGCGTTACCTGCTGTTAGTAGCCCTTTTTGTAGCCATTGTATCCGAGCGTTCCACGCCAGCCGACGGAGTCGTCCCAATCGATTACAGCGCCATCGGCCTGACGTTCGAGGTGCCGGCCGGCTGGGAAGAGGTGGGGCCGCTCATGCTGGTCTCGAAAGCCGAGTATGAACGGAAACGGAACAACCGTTACACGGGCGCGGATAGCAGCGCGGCGATCTACGGCCATGGACTGCTTGTGACGACCCGGGTAGATTCGTC
This genomic window contains:
- a CDS encoding fumarylacetoacetate hydrolase family protein, with translation MLLKSIGLSLAGLSLLVAAGCEPGEPPREAGAAVAIGPETSPAEIARFLLDKERAAQATDALAQGVPALDRQGAYAIQWEALALQEAAGEQLIGWKMGGSRVTAAAPTPDPSFAYMLASDRFEPGAVLPPARFVDGNVQVEAEIGFVMGSDVPGPEVSMEALRASVKEVTGAIELISIRMRALHEGDTVPTIHHMIADALSNAGVLLGNVRVPVDSLDLAKEMARAEVNGEIMSSGEGKQILGTTPWDALLWLANELPKHGRMLRAGEIVVTGSLIDNPTIAAGDRAEVIFEHLGRIEVSMAPR
- a CDS encoding non-reducing end alpha-L-arabinofuranosidase family hydrolase, which codes for MSRPGVGTAGLFAITLCLAACGPDTPGGWALRASVLAPQNAGDTFDATAVKDPSVVQFEGRWHVFYTSRGQGRYGLGYVAAERLEDLNRAHRTPLTGLLDKTGYAAAPQIFYFAPRKQWYLVYQTRDANYQPVYAVADRPDRPDDWSAPAPLLEKDEVAKWIDFWIIADTATVYLFYTRSHDEVVVRTTRVEAFPADWGAPQTVLAGVHEAVHVYKVAGQEAYHMIFELNENGARSFGLAVAEHLAGPWTRTESPYATGDLLQPSPDVPMWTEEVSHGEALRTGFDQYLEYDADHPIWLIQGLLGRDHVGPYEELPWRLGLIERQ
- a CDS encoding aldo/keto reductase, whose amino-acid sequence is MTHRTLGKTGFHISDIALGTWQVGGKWGSAFDHTLADRILREAIDSGINFIDTADVYGGGESEKAVGRAVRASRERIYVATKCGRQLKPHTDAAYTPAALRGFVEQSLVRMGLDCLDLVQLHCPPTPVYYRPEIFETFERLREEGKILHLGVSVEKVEEALKAIEFDTVTTVQIIYNLFRQRPHDLFFPRAAEKNVGIIVRVPLASGLLTGAYSASTVFAPGDHRRDNRQGEHFDRGETFAGIPYEVGLAAVDRVKALLPDQANLATMALRWVLMRPEVSCVIPGASRPEQVAANLQAANLPALSAGAMAGIRQIYEEDVKPWVHQVW
- a CDS encoding M20/M25/M40 family metallo-hydrolase, giving the protein MTSVAMPVSRFCVLPALVIMLLTAAGESAAGQTFPTNDPVIQKMWEEGIDRSQTEALAHELVDFFGPRLAGSENLAASQEWLLEVYTSWGVSARKEHYGTWTGWRQGALHIDMIEPRVQSLEAELLAWSPGTNGPVEGDVVMAPEGLTAETLPAWLTSVRGKFVMTTPPERMCRAQQELKANAREETIQRLDSLRMADRMAWEERMKPIGPAFRREAVLDSIGVAGVLTSRWSGGWGVNKVFSTSATQAVGIDVSCEDYGLMYRLASSGRPVRLRVNADAEKLGEVPQFNVVAELKGSELPNEYVLLGAHLDSWHAGTGATDNGTGTITMLEAMRILKATYPNPRRTILVGHWGAEEMGLIGSGVFREDHPEVMEGLQVAFNQDNGTWRFEKIEGQGYLDADAHIPRWMSVVPTEISGRIELEMPGAQNNSGSDHSSFVCAGVPSFRFQSPYDEYRQYTWHTNRDTYDKIVFDDLKENATLAAMIAYMASEDPDRVGREKAQLPINPRTKEPRPWPECRAPRRSPR